One window of the Ferrimicrobium sp. genome contains the following:
- the murJ gene encoding murein biosynthesis integral membrane protein MurJ, whose protein sequence is MIAQLKRLLFGTRESASQNAALLAAGTLTSRLTGLVRLIVLAVVLGVRPLADAYNLGNNTPNMLYDLLLGGVISATLLPVLSARFSVAGRRLGTKSQATILTLGIVGLLVATMIFELLAPAIIGLYTIANHHAYALAQRELATELLRLFAPQLFFYGAISLFTAVLNLRGNFASAAFAPIANNIVSVASLVTFAALYPGANLSIVLAHPDAVLILGLGSTAGVAAQMLVLLPVMLRLGIEFRPSFALRDPAVREMFSLSSWTIGFVIANQIAVFVVQAIADPRPGFISAYNYAYLFFQLPYAIVSLSIMTALQPRLARLWATSDRQGFAANLTRALRASVAITLPLAAIMLVGAPVGLDLVLRYGAVGMAGVNLTAAALQGFAVGLPGFALFLSIVQGLQATRNARVVFVLYLVENGLNIVLAFALVNRYGIVGLTTSLSIAYTVAALLGLFVLMRMHALRAPGEVVRVWLRLAMIGAVAALVLWRTLPSIAAPRSVGFFLQTLGALLICAGVFVVLNALATRLGRQGREIHR, encoded by the coding sequence GTGATCGCACAACTCAAGCGTCTTCTCTTTGGGACGCGGGAATCGGCTAGTCAAAATGCGGCCTTGCTGGCGGCGGGAACACTGACCTCTCGCCTGACCGGATTGGTACGTCTTATCGTGCTCGCCGTCGTGCTCGGCGTCCGTCCGCTTGCTGATGCCTATAACCTTGGCAACAATACCCCAAATATGCTCTATGACCTCCTCTTAGGAGGTGTCATTTCGGCGACTCTGTTGCCGGTGCTCTCGGCGCGTTTTAGCGTGGCGGGGCGTCGGTTGGGCACCAAGTCCCAAGCTACGATCTTGACTCTTGGGATCGTCGGCCTATTGGTGGCGACGATGATTTTCGAACTATTGGCACCGGCGATCATTGGGCTCTATACGATCGCGAACCATCACGCCTATGCACTAGCGCAACGGGAATTAGCCACGGAGTTGCTACGCCTGTTTGCGCCGCAGCTCTTTTTTTATGGTGCCATCTCGCTGTTCACTGCCGTCTTAAACCTCCGAGGCAACTTTGCCTCAGCGGCATTCGCTCCGATCGCGAACAACATCGTCTCGGTTGCCTCACTCGTGACCTTCGCCGCACTCTATCCGGGTGCAAATCTTAGCATTGTGTTAGCCCACCCGGATGCCGTGCTCATTTTGGGTCTCGGTTCGACCGCGGGTGTAGCGGCGCAGATGCTCGTTCTGCTACCGGTCATGTTGCGGCTGGGCATCGAGTTCCGCCCATCCTTTGCGCTTCGTGATCCGGCGGTTCGTGAGATGTTTTCCCTTTCATCGTGGACCATTGGTTTTGTGATCGCCAACCAGATCGCCGTCTTTGTGGTCCAGGCCATCGCTGATCCTCGACCCGGGTTTATCAGCGCGTACAACTACGCCTATCTGTTTTTCCAATTGCCCTATGCGATCGTCTCGCTCTCGATTATGACGGCGCTCCAACCCCGGCTGGCTCGACTGTGGGCCACGAGTGACCGGCAGGGCTTCGCCGCCAACCTCACCCGCGCGCTTCGGGCGAGTGTGGCGATAACACTGCCGCTTGCGGCCATCATGTTAGTTGGCGCCCCGGTGGGACTCGATCTGGTGCTTCGCTATGGAGCGGTTGGCATGGCTGGAGTAAACCTGACCGCCGCGGCACTACAGGGATTCGCGGTGGGCTTGCCAGGATTCGCTCTCTTCCTCTCGATTGTGCAGGGTCTTCAGGCGACTCGCAATGCCCGAGTCGTTTTTGTCCTCTACCTCGTCGAGAATGGGCTCAACATTGTGCTTGCCTTTGCGTTGGTCAACCGATATGGAATCGTCGGATTGACCACTTCCTTGTCCATCGCCTACACGGTGGCGGCGTTGCTGGGTCTCTTCGTGTTGATGAGGATGCACGCGCTTCGTGCGCCCGGGGAGGTCGTACGGGTGTGGTTGCGGCTCGCGATGATTGGTGCCGTCGCGGCACTGGTGTTGTGGAGAACCCTACCTTCGATCGCTGCCCCAAGGAGTGTTGGTTTCTTCCTTCAGACCTTGGGAGCACTACTGATCTGTGCAGGTGTTTTCGTGGTTCTCAATGCGCTCGCAACTAGACTGGGCCGCCAAGGAAGGGAGATCCATCGATGA